GGCCGCCGGAAATCAGAAGCACCAGCATCGGAAATCGTGCCTCCTTTTCGATAAAGAGGGAGTATATGTGGGCTTTGAGATGGTTGACGGCAATGATGGGAATTCCTTTGGCGATGGAGAGGGCCTGGGCCATCGCGACCCCTTCAAGAAGTGTTACGGAGAGTCCCGGCGCATTGGTGACGGCGACGGCGCGCAGGTCGTCGAGATAGGGTTTGGCCTCCCCCAGCAGCCGGGGAAGATCCACGGCATGGAGGCGGCTGGCGAGTTCGGGTACGACACCGCCATATTGCGCATGCGCAGCTTCCTGGGAGATCTTGCGATGGAACAGGAGCCTTTTTGTATCGATCTCGGTGACGGCGATCGCGCTGTCGTCGCAGCTGCTTTCGATACTCAGAATCATTGCGCCTCGCCTTCTTTTGGGCAGATTGCCCCGCTTTTGAGATATTCGAGCATCCAGGGCCACGGGCCGTAGCCGCTGTCGGCGTTGATGTGGCCGGCGCGCTCGATCACCTTCATCGGGATCTTCAGCCTCTCCTGCAGCCTCCACGCCTCTTCGAGCGTCATATAGGGATCGTCGGTCGAGACGACCAACGTCGCGCATTCGGCATGCAGGTTTTCCGGGGCTTCCACCGGAAAGAAGCTTTTGATCGTCTCGATCTGGCAAGTTAGGCTCGGCGGGGCGACGAGGATCAGTTTTTCGACCGTTTCGATCGGCTCGCTTTCGGCATCGTTGCACAGATGAAACCAGAGGGTGTTGGCCAGAGAGTGGCAGATGACGGTCGTGGGCCTGAAATCTCTCAAATGGGCGCGCACCTCCCTTTTCCATCGGTTGAGATGCGGATAGTGCGGATGCTGGATCAGCGGAAAGCTCACGGTGCCATAGTCTTTGGCCAACTCCGCGGCGAGCCAGCTCTGCCAGTGCGGCCAGTCACTGCCGCCCCAGCCGTGCAGCAGCAGGGTCTTATCGCGTTTCACACCATCTCCTCACCTCGTCGTCGATCGCGAAGACTTCGTCGAGGTTCGCGGGCTCGCGGTGCCCAAAATGTTTGTACGCATCGATCACGAGGCGGGCAATGCCGCCGAAGGGCATCTCTTTGGCCAGAAACTTCCCGATCGCCGCTTCGTTGGCGGCATTCACCACCACACCGCGCCTGGGGTGGGCCAGAAGATCTTCCTTGATCGCCCAGATCGGATAGCGCGCCGCATCGATCGGGCGAAACTCCAGCGAGCCGACGGAGAGCAGATCCACCGGCTCGAGCACCGGTACGTCGACGCGATCCATCAGGGCGTAGGCGATCGGAAGTTTCATATCGGGATGGGCCATCTGCGCCGTCGTCGCACCGTCGACGAACTCCACCATCGCGTGCACGACCGACTTGGGCTCGATGACGGCGTCGACATTCTCGCACCCGTAGAGCCAGCGTGCTTCGAGCAGCTCGAAAAGTTTGTTGGTCATCGTCGCGCTGTCGATCGTGATTTTGGCCCCCATCGACCAGTTGGGATGATCGAGCGCCTCTTCGAGGGTGGCGTTTTCGATCGTCTCGATCGGACGGTCGCGAAAGGCGCCGCCGCTGGCGGTGATGACCATTCTTTTCGGGGTGCGGCCGTTCAGCAGATACCAGAGGCCGAAATGTTCGCTGTCGATCGGCCGCAGCGCCCTGGGGTCGATGAAGGCGCCGGCGGCCACGAGCGACTCCTTGTTGGCCAGCGCCACCCTCTTGCCCTCCTCGATCGCCGTCACCGTCGGGCGGAGCCCCAAAAAACCGACCAGCGCATTGACCACGACGGCCGACTGGCCGGCACGGATCAGCTTCAATATCCCCTCTTCCCCCCAGAAGACGCGCGGATGGTCGATCTGCCTGGCCAGCGCTTCGGTCGCGACACTGACGAAGCAGGGCTGGAATTTTTGGATCTGCTCCTTGAGCAGTGTAATGTTGTAGCCGGCCGCCAGTGCTTCGACGCGGATATTGAAACGTTCGGCCACTGCCAGCGTATTGACGCCGATGGAACCGGTGCTTCCCAGGAGGATCATTGATCCTCCTGGGAAGCAGTGGGCAGCAAAAGAGGGACTGGTTCTCGAACGAGAGACGAGGGACGAGGGACGACTTTGTGCATTACAAAAGTCCTCTCAACAGCAGCACCATCATGATACCGCCGAAGAGATAGCCGTCCACGCGGTCGAGCATGCCGCCGTGACCGGGGAGAAGGTCGCCGCTGTCTTTGACATTGGCCTGACGTTTGAGGTAGCTTTCGAAAAGGTCGCCGAAGACGGAAGCGATCGACGTTCCAAGAGAGATCAGCAGGGCCTGGGGCCAGTCGACCAGAAGACTGCCGGCGAAAAATCCGACGAATGTGGCGATCAGAACCCCTCCGACCACACCCTCAACCGTCTTTTTGGGGGAGGTGGGGCAAAAGGGGCGCTTTCCGAAGAGTTTGCCGCTGAAAAAGGCGAAAATGTCGGTCAGTGCCACCACCACAAGAAGCCAGAACAGCGAATCGACGCCGAAATCCTTGTAAAGCGCCAATAGAAACAGGAACGAAGCCGTCGGATAGAGGAACGGAAGGAAAAGTCGCTTGTCGAAATCCTGGGTATAGGCCAGCAAAGAGGCGAAGATGACGGCGATCAGGAAAAAGAGATCGTCCGGATTGGGATAGACCAGTGCCAGCAGCCAGACCAGCATGGCGTAGGCATACATTTGATTGTTTTTTTCGATACCGAAAAGGCGCATCGCTTCGTAGAACGAGAAGAGAAAGACGATGCCCAGAAAGAGCCAGATGAGAAAAAAGTTGTCGATCAGCCCGATGGAGACGACGACGGCGATGAGTACAGCACCGGTGAGAAAACGAGCCCTGTTTTCGGAAACGATGGAGAAAAAACCCATGATACACCCCTCTTTTGTCGGGTTTGAAGGATAGTTAGTATAACGGAAGTTTGGTTAAAACGCGCAAAAAGGTGAAGACCGAAAGAGAGGTCAGACACGGATATCGACGTGGGGATTTCCCTCGTCGTCGATGGTGAAGCCTTTGTCCTTGCGGGGTTTTGGTTTGAAGCGGGCGTTGTGTTCGCGCTTTTTTTCCCGTTCCCGCGCCTCCTGCCTCTCGTGATCTTTGTCCGGATCGATGGCTTCGGCCTCCTCGGCGGGCCGGGTCTCCTCGATGACCTTCTCTTTCTCGTTGACCATCGCCTGGGCTGCGACATTCTGGATATCGTAGCGGTTGAACTGCATATTCTGGACCGATGCGGCCACCTGCATATTCTGGTTGACGAAGATAATATTGGTGAGCGGTGAAATTGCCAAGAAGCCTCCTTTCACCCGGTGAAAAGGTCAAAAAACCTGTGAGGTGACTCTGCCTGCTTGTCCTTTACATTTTCTTTACCATTATTGTATCGTAATTGACGTAATTGACATGGGCGCCATGGACGATTTTGACATTTCGGCGCTGTGTGACATCCACCGGATAGTTGCCGGGCTGCATGACACTCGTCTCCACGCAGATCCTGGCCGCCTTTTCGACGATCTCTCTGGGAATCTGCTTTTTCCCACCGCTTTGGATGATGCAGTGGGCGGAGGGACGATCTTTGAGGTGAAGCCACAGGTCTGATGCCCTGGCATGTTTGAGAACCCAGATATTCTCACGCTCGTTGCGACCCACCATGACACGGAAATTATCGATCCAGAAGATTTCACACTGCGCTCCGGCCTCCTTTTTTTTTCGCTGCACACGCGGCGGAAAGAGAAGCGATATCTCCTCTTCGCGTTTGGCCTTTTGGACATTTTCTCGCAACCTTTCGTAGAAAGCGAGCCGGCTCTTGAGACTCTCCTCCTCGATATGCAGGCGGGCCGCCTTGTTTGCCGCCCGCTTCGAGAGGGCGTAGAAGTGCTCGCCCATCCTTTTGGGGTTGGGGAGCCCGGGCAGATCGATCCTGACGGGGTTGCCTTGGAAATCGAGAGTCTCGAGTTTCGTGTCGTAGGGGTTGATTTCGTGCAGGTGGGCGAGCACGATGGCGCCCTTCTGTTTCATCTCATCCGCTCTTTTCTCCAGTGCCGCCTTGTCGGGCAGTTTCGCGAGCTCCTTCTTCAGGCGTTCGATCTTCTTCTCGAGCGAGAGGCTATGGCGTGCCTTCAGCCGCTCCAGTCGCGTTTGGGCCCTTTCGGCCGCGCGCGCTGTTAGCCAGGTCTTTACATCGTCTATATGCCCCTCTTTGCGGGGACCGGCGTAGGGCGGCAGGGGCTTGAGAGGCACACCGGGTTTGACGACCCTGAAGCTGGCGTCGCTGTCGACATGGCGCAGCGCTTCGAGCACGTTCCCTTTGTCATCCAGAATGATCGCATTCGTATGGCGGCCCGTGAACTCCAGCTGGAGCGTACTTTTGAGCGCTTTGTAGGCACCCTCGAGCACCGCGTCGATGCGAAGAATCCTGTCACCGCCCACCATCGAGACATCCAGAATCTTCGCACCGCCGAAACGTTTTTTGAGCATCGTATCAAACGGCGCATGGTAGCTTCGCGCACCATGCAGATCGGAGGCCTCGAAGATATCGCCGCCGCCGCGCGTAAGATCGAAGGCAATGGCATGGGCTCTGTCGAAGAAAAGACGGATGACGTTGTCGTCGATCCGCTCGGCTTTTCTGATGCGGCCGAATCTTTTCAGATAGTCCGCCACGGCTTTCAACTGATAGTATTTCATTATATTTCAATTCCCCTGCCGATTTCGTGTCGGGTTAATATTTTCTTATAATATTCGATATTTATGTCCTAATCCGGTCACACACAAAAGGAGCAATCAGCCCATGACAAAATTCGCCTGCACACTTCACACCATTCGCAGCAAATTCATCGCCAATCTCCTCTTCTCGGTCCTGGCCGTCTTCATCAGTGTGATTGTAGCATACTACCTCGCCGTCAAAGATGTCGATTCCATCATGCGCACCGATATCAATTCGGTCGCCGACGCCCTTTATGAAGAGACCCTCTATATCGCGCGGAAGAGACCCGATGCCTACAGGGACCCCGATTTCAAAAAGCAGATTTACAACATCAAAATCGGCAGGAGCGGGTATGTCTATATGATGGACGCAAAAGGCACATTCGTCGTCCACTACAAAAAAGAGGGGAAAAATTTCGCCGGCCACGGCTATGTGGACAGGATACGCCAAGACAGAAGGGGAGGGATTATCGAGTATACTTCCGCCGCGACGGGACAGCATAAAATCGCCGCCTACCGCTACATTGAGCCCTGGAGACTCTGGATCGTTCCGGGTGTCAACAAAGCCGATTATTTCGATGCGATTCAAAAAAATTTCATGCTGTGGTTTACGCTGCTTGGGCTGACGATGATCGCGCTGCTGACATTCATCAACTACAAAACAGGGATGAGTGTCCTGGGGCCGGTGCAGGAACTCGACGAGGTGGCCAAGGATCTGGCCGAAGGGGAGGGGGACCTGACCAAGCGTCTCCCGATACGATCCAGCGACGAGATCGGCATCGCCGGGCGTTTTGTGAACCATTTCATCGAAAAGATCCAAAAACTTGTCGCCAAAGCGAAGGAGACGGGCGATGCCACCCTCTATAAAATTTCGATGCTCGCCAGGAAAATCGACGGGGTGACCGAAAGCGCCCACGCCACATCCGAAGCGGTAGGACGTACGAAAGAGCTGGCCGATGAAATCCGAAGCACGGTGGACGATTCGCTACAATTGAGCCAAAGGACCAAGGAGGAGATCGACACTGTCGCGGGCCGGATGCAATCGGTGGCCGACGCGATCGGGGGTATCAACGGGCAGATCGCCCGGACCGCGCAGATCGAAAACGACCTGGCGGAGCGCTTTAGGCAGCTCGAAAGCCAGACCGCCTCGGTCGCCGAAGTGCTTCACCTCATCTACGAAATCGCCGACCAGACCAATCTGCTGGCACTCAATGCCGCCATCGAAGCGGCGCGTGCCGGCGAACACGGCAGGGGGTTCGCCGTCGTCGCCGACGAAGTGCGAAAGCTGGCCGAAAGGACCCAGAAGAGCCTCACCGAGATCGACGCCACGATCGGTGTCGTGACGCAGTCGGTCACCGAAGCGAGCAGCATGATGTCGCGCAACGCCGAAAATGTCGAAAATCTTCTGAAGGAGAGCGACGAGGCCAGGGCCGCTATCGAAACCTTCGAGGCGCAGCTCTCACAGACGGCGTCATTGAGCGATACCAACTTCGCGAGCACCCGCACGATCGTCGGAAAGATCGAAGAGGTCCTCTTGGGTATCGACCGCATCGACACCCTCTCGGCCGCCAACGCCGAAGAGGCCGCGCGGATGCGCGCGATAGGAAAAGAGCTTGAAGCCAAGGCGATGGAACTCAAAAGGCTTCTGGACTCTTTCAAAAGCTGACTTTTGCTATAATCGCGGCAATTTACAGTGCCCTCTGTGCACCGAAGAAGGATTTTCATGGGAATGACCATTACCGAAAAGATTTTTTCCGACCATGCCGGCCGCGAGGTGAAAGCGGGCGAGATCGTCCGGGTGCCGATCGACATGGTGATCGGCAACGACATCACCACCCCAATCTCCATCCGCGCCTTCGAGGAGAGCGGTGCCCAAAAACTGGCCAACCCCGACGGTTTCTCGATCGTGATGGACCACTTCATCCCGGCCAAGGATATCGCCAGCGCCAACCAGGCGAAGATCAGCCGTGAGTTTGCCTACAAACACGATCTCAAGCACTTTTTCGACGAAAAGGATATGGGGATCGAGCACGCCCTGCTTCCCGAAAAGGGGCTCGTGGTCCCGGGTGACGTCATCATCGGGGCTGACAGCCACACCTGCACCCACGGTGCGCTGGGCGCCTTCAGCACCGGCATGGGATCGACCGACCTGGCGTTTGCCATGATCACCGGTGGCAACTGGTTCAAGGTGCCCGAAAGCATCAAAGTGGTCTTCAGCGGAAAGCCGGGCGAGCACATCTACGGCAAAGACCTGATTTTGGAGCTCATCCGCATGATCGGCGTCGACGGCGCACTCTACAAGGCGTTGGAGTTCACGGGTGATACCATCGAATACCTGAGCATGGACGACCGTTTCAGCCTCTGCAACATGGCGATCGAAGCGGGGGCCAAAAGCGGCATCATCGCCGTGGATGAAGTGACCGAAGCGTTCCTCGCCGACAAGCCGCTGGCGCGCGAACCGAAATTCCACTATTCCGACGCCGACGCCGCCTACACCCGGGTGATCGAAATCGACGTGGCCGCGCTCGAGCCGGTGATCGCCTACCCGCACCTGCCCAGCAACGGCAAGCCGGTCAGCCAGGCCGTACGCGACGACCTGAAGGTCGATCAGGTCTTTATCGGAAGCTGCACCAACGGCCGCCTCAGCGACATCAAGATCGCCGCGGAGATCGTCAGGGGCAAAAGGGTGGCGCGCCACACCCGAATGATCGTCACCCCCGCGACCCAGAAGATCCTCAAAGCCGCCGAAAAGGCCGGCTACATCGACACGCTGATCGACGCGGGTGCGGTTGTTTCCAACCCAACCTGCGGCGCCTGCCTGGGCGGTTACATGGGAATTTTGGGCGACAACGAACGCTGTATCTCCACGACCAACCGCAACTTCGTGGGCCGCATGGGTGCGCGCAGCAGCGAGATCTATCTGGCCAACTCGGCTGTCGCCGCCGCCAGCGCCATCGCCGGCAAGATCGTCGATCCCCGCGATATCTGAATGCGTTTTCCAATTCCCTGCGTCATCTTCGCCGGGGGGAAGAGTTCCCGGATGGGACGCGACAAGGCGCTTCTGCCGTTTGGCGGATACGACACTCTTGCCGAGTATCAATACCGCCGTCTCTCGGTGTGCTTCCCAACCATTTACATCAGTGCCAAAGGGAACAAATTTCCTTTCGAGGCCCCGTTGATACCGGATAATAAAGGAAAGGACCTATACGCTCCCACTCTGGGGCTGCAGGCGGCTTTCGAAAGGCTGCAATCCGATTTTTTCGTTCTCAGTGTCGATACCCCTTTTGTGGAAGAGAAAGAGATTGCCGAAATTTACGAAGCGTATCGGAGGGAGGAAAGGGATGCGGTTATTGCCCGAAGTCCGTCCGGCATCCATCCGATGTGCGGTATCTACACCGTGAAGATGATACCGAAGTTAAAGAAGATGATGGAACAGGGCATCCATCGGTTGAACCATCTATTGAAAAATTCCGATACCCTTTTTGTGGATTTTTCGGAAGAAGAGCCTTTTTACAATATCAATACGCCGCAGCAGTACGAAGCGGTGATTCGGCACTGAGCCACGAACCACCCCCTTCGCCGCAGCAACGCCGAATCACCGCTTGAGAATTTTCCCCAATTGCATCCGGGTGAAATAGATGAATTTATTGAGCAGAGATGTTTTGTATTTGTCTTTGTGGTACACGAGCAGAAACTGCCGTTCGAATTTCAGTTTTTTGATTTTGACTTCGAAAAGATCCCCCCGTTCCAACTCTTTCATGACGCTGATTCTCGGAAGGCAGGTGAGGCATTTGCCGCTTTGAATCAGCATATTTTTGATCGATTCGGGGTGTCGCAGCTCCAGAAACAGATTGATTTGCGCCGCCAGATCTCCCAGATGCGTCAAAAAGACTTCACGGGTTCCGGACCCCTCTTCCCGGAGTATCCACCGTTTGTCGAGCAGCTTGTCGATGTAGTAGCCCTCTTCGTTCTGCGCCAGCTCTTTGTCACCGGTGACGACGATCAGTTCGTCGAGTCCGACGACTTCTTGCTTGATGACGGTGGAATCGACATTGCCTTCAACAAATCCCATATCCACCTTCCCGTTTTCGATCATCTCCACAATCTCTTTGGTGTTGCCGATTTTGAGACTGATTTTGACCTGCGGATAGGTTTTCATGTAGTCGCAGATAATCGGAGGTATCAGGTAGTCGGCTATCGTGGTACTGACACCTATGAGCAATTCGCCATTGTTTTCATCGTTTTTGAACTCCTCTTCGATGTCGTTGAGTTTGCTCACAAGTGGAGCGATCGCTTCCGCAAAAGCGCGCCCCTTTTCGTTGAGGGCCAGCTTCTTGTTGATGCGGTCAAAGAGTTTGTAGCCTATGATGTTTTCGAGTTCTTTGATGGACATGGAGACAGCGGACTGGCTCAGGCCCATCTTTTCGGCCACTTTGGTCAAATGGCCCACCTGAGCCACTTCCAGAAATATCTCCATTTGACGCAGTGTAATCTTCATCTTCTGTCTTCCTGTCATGAAAATAGGGATCGATCTGTTCCATCACCAAAATTATTGATAATTGTATCATATTTTGTTTATTTTCTTTATAATAAGGAGTTTATGTATAATTACAAATAATTCTTATTAATATAATTCTTATTGATAAGGAAAATAAATCAACTTGAAAGGAATGTCATGGCGTTTTCCAGGGAAAATATCCGT
This genomic interval from Hydrogenimonas urashimensis contains the following:
- a CDS encoding RBBP9/YdeN family alpha/beta hydrolase, whose amino-acid sequence is MKRDKTLLLHGWGGSDWPHWQSWLAAELAKDYGTVSFPLIQHPHYPHLNRWKREVRAHLRDFRPTTVICHSLANTLWFHLCNDAESEPIETVEKLILVAPPSLTCQIETIKSFFPVEAPENLHAECATLVVSTDDPYMTLEEAWRLQERLKIPMKVIERAGHINADSGYGPWPWMLEYLKSGAICPKEGEAQ
- the dxr gene encoding 1-deoxy-D-xylulose-5-phosphate reductoisomerase, which gives rise to MILLGSTGSIGVNTLAVAERFNIRVEALAAGYNITLLKEQIQKFQPCFVSVATEALARQIDHPRVFWGEEGILKLIRAGQSAVVVNALVGFLGLRPTVTAIEEGKRVALANKESLVAAGAFIDPRALRPIDSEHFGLWYLLNGRTPKRMVITASGGAFRDRPIETIENATLEEALDHPNWSMGAKITIDSATMTNKLFELLEARWLYGCENVDAVIEPKSVVHAMVEFVDGATTAQMAHPDMKLPIAYALMDRVDVPVLEPVDLLSVGSLEFRPIDAARYPIWAIKEDLLAHPRRGVVVNAANEAAIGKFLAKEMPFGGIARLVIDAYKHFGHREPANLDEVFAIDDEVRRWCETR
- a CDS encoding phosphatidate cytidylyltransferase, which encodes MGFFSIVSENRARFLTGAVLIAVVVSIGLIDNFFLIWLFLGIVFLFSFYEAMRLFGIEKNNQMYAYAMLVWLLALVYPNPDDLFFLIAVIFASLLAYTQDFDKRLFLPFLYPTASFLFLLALYKDFGVDSLFWLLVVVALTDIFAFFSGKLFGKRPFCPTSPKKTVEGVVGGVLIATFVGFFAGSLLVDWPQALLISLGTSIASVFGDLFESYLKRQANVKDSGDLLPGHGGMLDRVDGYLFGGIMMVLLLRGLL
- a CDS encoding NFACT RNA binding domain-containing protein gives rise to the protein MKYYQLKAVADYLKRFGRIRKAERIDDNVIRLFFDRAHAIAFDLTRGGGDIFEASDLHGARSYHAPFDTMLKKRFGGAKILDVSMVGGDRILRIDAVLEGAYKALKSTLQLEFTGRHTNAIILDDKGNVLEALRHVDSDASFRVVKPGVPLKPLPPYAGPRKEGHIDDVKTWLTARAAERAQTRLERLKARHSLSLEKKIERLKKELAKLPDKAALEKRADEMKQKGAIVLAHLHEINPYDTKLETLDFQGNPVRIDLPGLPNPKRMGEHFYALSKRAANKAARLHIEEESLKSRLAFYERLRENVQKAKREEEISLLFPPRVQRKKKEAGAQCEIFWIDNFRVMVGRNERENIWVLKHARASDLWLHLKDRPSAHCIIQSGGKKQIPREIVEKAARICVETSVMQPGNYPVDVTQRRNVKIVHGAHVNYVNYDTIMVKKM
- a CDS encoding methyl-accepting chemotaxis protein; the encoded protein is MTKFACTLHTIRSKFIANLLFSVLAVFISVIVAYYLAVKDVDSIMRTDINSVADALYEETLYIARKRPDAYRDPDFKKQIYNIKIGRSGYVYMMDAKGTFVVHYKKEGKNFAGHGYVDRIRQDRRGGIIEYTSAATGQHKIAAYRYIEPWRLWIVPGVNKADYFDAIQKNFMLWFTLLGLTMIALLTFINYKTGMSVLGPVQELDEVAKDLAEGEGDLTKRLPIRSSDEIGIAGRFVNHFIEKIQKLVAKAKETGDATLYKISMLARKIDGVTESAHATSEAVGRTKELADEIRSTVDDSLQLSQRTKEEIDTVAGRMQSVADAIGGINGQIARTAQIENDLAERFRQLESQTASVAEVLHLIYEIADQTNLLALNAAIEAARAGEHGRGFAVVADEVRKLAERTQKSLTEIDATIGVVTQSVTEASSMMSRNAENVENLLKESDEARAAIETFEAQLSQTASLSDTNFASTRTIVGKIEEVLLGIDRIDTLSAANAEEAARMRAIGKELEAKAMELKRLLDSFKS
- the leuC gene encoding 3-isopropylmalate dehydratase large subunit: MGMTITEKIFSDHAGREVKAGEIVRVPIDMVIGNDITTPISIRAFEESGAQKLANPDGFSIVMDHFIPAKDIASANQAKISREFAYKHDLKHFFDEKDMGIEHALLPEKGLVVPGDVIIGADSHTCTHGALGAFSTGMGSTDLAFAMITGGNWFKVPESIKVVFSGKPGEHIYGKDLILELIRMIGVDGALYKALEFTGDTIEYLSMDDRFSLCNMAIEAGAKSGIIAVDEVTEAFLADKPLAREPKFHYSDADAAYTRVIEIDVAALEPVIAYPHLPSNGKPVSQAVRDDLKVDQVFIGSCTNGRLSDIKIAAEIVRGKRVARHTRMIVTPATQKILKAAEKAGYIDTLIDAGAVVSNPTCGACLGGYMGILGDNERCISTTNRNFVGRMGARSSEIYLANSAVAAASAIAGKIVDPRDI
- the mobA gene encoding molybdenum cofactor guanylyltransferase MobA, producing MRFPIPCVIFAGGKSSRMGRDKALLPFGGYDTLAEYQYRRLSVCFPTIYISAKGNKFPFEAPLIPDNKGKDLYAPTLGLQAAFERLQSDFFVLSVDTPFVEEKEIAEIYEAYRREERDAVIARSPSGIHPMCGIYTVKMIPKLKKMMEQGIHRLNHLLKNSDTLFVDFSEEEPFYNINTPQQYEAVIRH
- a CDS encoding LysR substrate-binding domain-containing protein, whose translation is MKITLRQMEIFLEVAQVGHLTKVAEKMGLSQSAVSMSIKELENIIGYKLFDRINKKLALNEKGRAFAEAIAPLVSKLNDIEEEFKNDENNGELLIGVSTTIADYLIPPIICDYMKTYPQVKISLKIGNTKEIVEMIENGKVDMGFVEGNVDSTVIKQEVVGLDELIVVTGDKELAQNEEGYYIDKLLDKRWILREEGSGTREVFLTHLGDLAAQINLFLELRHPESIKNMLIQSGKCLTCLPRISVMKELERGDLFEVKIKKLKFERQFLLVYHKDKYKTSLLNKFIYFTRMQLGKILKR